A region of Elusimicrobiota bacterium DNA encodes the following proteins:
- a CDS encoding PQQ-like beta-propeller repeat protein — MIFMASTGKCESPVKTFKLRKKISLSVKERIPKPKPTKVSIVIEEVKVQQWDPNTEGDRPHFPFNNPVTAVEIHATFYSTIILPEGYFPRPPSLSFLSDDGSPTWEGKCRLFPLSKEDRAKARYGPLEGPRSSADYYHRVYVQSGTRRLVLVIGGSFEKHPPYLLIDIETGKTKFCFTEKPPYNPKKIKPGLPPPAEPTALWTFPTADQMDPPLPSDSYPDGLAIPFMAAPNGTTFVERWNPARIQCLDGETGRVRWEYPLPGRLDNFGRPLEGRYDSDTLKFVTGIGDILIKEGFRSLVCLYNENGTRKWEVKAEPSEFANFEIDGLLLFGDEGEVIALSAQTGTEIWRWRWGIEKHGELQIGPAIGLGIYNQMALVGTHSDYGQDNSGNGQFILTMLRATDGTVIWQKEILDNYCMVRWFSNKRLFIHNANEPFIQELDPNTGKMLWSNPRPENVGSAKLQWFDCLGNLYFDHQVPSHVHARLPGEKDCECWKLNFSKYIDGKTLRSIDKIPDNVEVQYINDHLLSDNGVVNLSPGKGRIQRNDTGSISRFPTELIRKVPTRFDNVLRRVRLTNGFACICLRRRGSWAGRDDTRWIFLGVRPV, encoded by the coding sequence ATGATTTTCATGGCTTCTACTGGAAAGTGCGAATCGCCTGTCAAAACGTTCAAACTACGAAAAAAAATTTCACTGTCGGTAAAAGAGAGGATTCCCAAACCAAAACCGACTAAGGTCTCCATTGTAATTGAAGAAGTAAAGGTTCAGCAGTGGGATCCTAATACAGAAGGGGATCGCCCCCATTTCCCCTTTAATAACCCCGTTACCGCTGTAGAGATTCATGCGACCTTTTATTCGACCATTATATTGCCTGAGGGGTATTTTCCTCGACCCCCAAGCCTCAGCTTCCTTTCCGATGATGGGAGTCCGACCTGGGAGGGGAAATGTCGCCTGTTCCCTCTTTCAAAAGAAGACAGAGCTAAAGCGAGGTACGGACCCCTGGAGGGTCCTAGGTCTTCTGCAGATTATTATCATCGAGTGTATGTTCAATCGGGAACTCGACGATTGGTCCTGGTAATTGGTGGTAGTTTTGAAAAACATCCTCCCTATCTCCTTATTGACATAGAAACCGGAAAAACTAAATTCTGTTTTACTGAGAAACCTCCATACAACCCCAAAAAAATCAAACCGGGCCTACCACCCCCCGCTGAACCGACCGCTCTTTGGACTTTTCCCACAGCAGACCAGATGGATCCTCCACTTCCTTCGGATTCATACCCTGACGGTTTGGCAATACCCTTTATGGCAGCCCCTAATGGCACCACCTTTGTCGAAAGATGGAATCCCGCGCGAATTCAGTGCCTTGATGGGGAAACTGGCCGCGTCCGTTGGGAATATCCATTGCCCGGCAGATTGGACAATTTCGGCAGGCCTCTCGAAGGAAGATATGACTCGGACACCCTGAAATTCGTGACAGGAATTGGTGACATTCTGATTAAAGAAGGATTTAGATCGTTGGTGTGTCTGTATAATGAAAATGGCACACGCAAATGGGAGGTAAAGGCCGAGCCATCAGAGTTTGCCAACTTCGAGATCGATGGGTTGCTTCTGTTTGGTGATGAAGGGGAGGTTATTGCACTGTCAGCACAAACAGGCACTGAGATCTGGCGATGGCGATGGGGAATTGAAAAACATGGGGAATTGCAGATTGGTCCTGCCATAGGACTTGGCATATATAATCAAATGGCTTTGGTGGGAACACATTCAGATTATGGGCAAGATAACTCTGGAAATGGGCAGTTTATCTTAACAATGTTGAGGGCAACGGATGGGACAGTGATTTGGCAAAAGGAAATATTAGATAACTATTGTATGGTGAGATGGTTTTCAAACAAGCGATTATTTATTCATAACGCTAATGAACCTTTTATACAAGAACTTGATCCAAATACTGGCAAAATGCTTTGGTCAAATCCGCGTCCGGAGAATGTCGGCAGCGCTAAATTGCAATGGTTTGATTGTCTGGGCAATCTCTATTTTGATCACCAAGTTCCGTCTCATGTGCATGCGCGTTTGCCTGGCGAAAAGGATTGTGAATGCTGGAAACTTAATTTTTCAAAATACATCGACGGAAAAACGCTGCGATCTATCGATAAAATTCCTGATAACGTTGAAGTGCAATACATTAATGACCATCTCTTAAGCGATAACGGTGTTGTAAATTTGTCCCCGGGAAAGGGACGAATCCAAAGAAACGACACAGGATCCATTTCAAGGTTCCCGACTGAATTGATCCGCAAAGTTCCAACCAGATTTGACAATGTCCTACGGAGGGTTCGGTTGACTAACGGATTTGCCTGTATTTGTTTACGGAGGCGGGGATCGTGGGCAGGACGAGATGATACGCGGTGGATCTTCCTTGGGGTGAGGCCGGTTTAA
- a CDS encoding arylsulfatase has translation MQFKEKTLTRIGAWVSAGSLLLGNAAPVVAAKTENQDPLDRTILPLREPVYPTSRVLDVRNATPPTHSAVQPPAGAPNVMVVLLDDLGFGGTSAFGGPVPTETFDQISREGLRYNNFHTTAVSSPTRAALKSGRNHHVNNMGAIIETGTAFPGNTGQIPANVAPLAEMLRLNGYGTGAFGKWHELAAWEASASGPFDRWPTRQGFDKFYGFLGGETNQWAPFVYDGTTAVELPEDPQYHFMADMTDKAISWMKFQKALAPEKPFFMYFAPGATHAPHHVPAEWIAKWKGKFDGGWDVLRKEILARQIKLGIVPKGTKLAPKPDAIPDWDKLTKDQRTLFAHQFEVFAAFLDYTDHHIGRLIKAVEETGQMDNTMVVFIYGDNGTSAEGGANGMFSEMTYFNGVQEKVEDMLKVMDKWGGPETYPHMAAGWAVALDTPYTWTKQVGSDPGGTKVGMAIRWPRGIKAKNQIRSQFAHVIDVAPTILEAAGLPEPKVVNGVPQRPMDGVSMLYSFNDPKAKERHTTQYFEMFGNRAIYNNGWYARTIHRAPWEPKPRRPLADDIWELYDLRKDFSLVTDLSKANPKKLEELKALFMQEAEKNYALPIDDRVFERIIASNVGRPDLMAGRTSITLAEGMVGMTENTFLNIKNRSKTITAEIDVPTTGGQGIVMAQGGRFGGWAVYVKDGIPGYDYNFLGMQRFTVAGKEKLKPGPATLRFEFAYDGGGVGKGGLGTLYVDGKKVAEGRIERTQPAIFSADETADVGIDLASPVVETIGAERASKFTGKINRVTVEVAPLPDPVSKGK, from the coding sequence ATGCAATTTAAAGAAAAAACATTAACCCGAATTGGCGCCTGGGTGTCGGCGGGGTCGCTACTTTTGGGGAACGCGGCTCCGGTCGTGGCCGCCAAAACCGAAAATCAGGACCCGCTCGATCGCACCATTCTTCCACTGCGCGAACCCGTTTATCCGACCAGCCGTGTGCTGGATGTGCGGAACGCCACGCCGCCGACTCATTCGGCTGTTCAACCGCCGGCCGGCGCGCCGAACGTTATGGTGGTTCTCTTGGACGATTTGGGGTTTGGCGGGACGAGCGCCTTTGGCGGGCCGGTTCCCACGGAGACATTCGACCAGATCTCCCGCGAGGGTTTGCGGTATAACAACTTCCATACGACCGCCGTGTCTTCACCTACTCGGGCGGCTTTGAAAAGCGGGCGCAATCATCACGTCAACAACATGGGCGCTATCATTGAGACGGGCACCGCCTTCCCCGGGAACACTGGGCAAATTCCCGCCAATGTGGCGCCGTTGGCGGAGATGTTACGCTTAAACGGCTACGGCACCGGCGCTTTCGGCAAGTGGCATGAATTGGCGGCCTGGGAGGCGAGCGCGTCTGGCCCCTTTGACCGTTGGCCGACGCGGCAAGGGTTCGATAAATTTTATGGATTTCTGGGAGGAGAGACCAATCAGTGGGCCCCGTTTGTGTACGACGGGACCACCGCCGTGGAGCTTCCTGAAGATCCCCAGTATCATTTCATGGCGGACATGACGGACAAAGCCATCTCCTGGATGAAGTTTCAAAAGGCCCTGGCGCCGGAAAAGCCTTTCTTTATGTACTTCGCCCCCGGCGCCACCCACGCGCCCCACCATGTGCCGGCTGAGTGGATTGCGAAATGGAAAGGCAAGTTTGACGGCGGCTGGGATGTCCTCCGCAAAGAGATTTTGGCTCGCCAGATCAAACTCGGCATTGTGCCCAAGGGAACCAAACTGGCGCCCAAACCCGACGCCATTCCGGATTGGGACAAATTGACGAAAGATCAAAGAACGCTGTTCGCCCACCAATTCGAAGTGTTCGCCGCCTTTTTGGATTATACGGACCATCACATCGGACGTTTGATCAAAGCGGTCGAAGAGACCGGCCAAATGGATAACACGATGGTGGTCTTCATTTATGGCGACAACGGCACCAGCGCCGAGGGCGGCGCCAACGGAATGTTCAGTGAGATGACTTATTTTAACGGCGTGCAGGAAAAAGTGGAGGACATGCTGAAAGTCATGGACAAGTGGGGCGGGCCCGAAACCTATCCCCACATGGCCGCGGGCTGGGCCGTCGCCCTCGACACGCCCTACACCTGGACCAAACAGGTCGGCTCCGATCCGGGCGGCACAAAAGTTGGCATGGCCATCCGCTGGCCCCGTGGGATCAAGGCAAAAAACCAAATCCGTTCCCAATTCGCCCACGTGATTGACGTGGCGCCGACGATTCTTGAGGCGGCGGGGCTTCCGGAACCCAAGGTGGTCAACGGCGTCCCGCAACGTCCCATGGACGGGGTGAGTATGCTCTATTCCTTTAACGATCCCAAAGCCAAAGAGCGTCACACCACTCAATATTTCGAAATGTTCGGAAACCGCGCCATTTACAACAACGGATGGTACGCGCGCACCATTCACCGCGCCCCTTGGGAACCCAAACCCCGTCGCCCGCTGGCGGATGACATCTGGGAACTCTACGACCTGCGCAAGGACTTCAGTTTGGTGACCGACCTGTCTAAAGCCAATCCCAAAAAGCTGGAGGAACTCAAAGCCTTGTTCATGCAAGAGGCGGAAAAGAACTACGCCCTGCCGATCGACGATCGCGTGTTTGAACGGATCATCGCTTCCAACGTTGGACGGCCGGACCTCATGGCTGGCCGTACGTCGATCACCCTGGCCGAGGGGATGGTGGGGATGACTGAGAACACATTCCTCAACATCAAAAACCGCTCAAAAACCATCACCGCCGAGATTGACGTTCCCACGACGGGGGGGCAAGGGATCGTCATGGCCCAGGGAGGACGGTTTGGGGGCTGGGCGGTTTATGTGAAAGACGGGATTCCGGGCTATGACTATAACTTCCTGGGGATGCAACGTTTCACCGTCGCCGGGAAAGAAAAATTAAAACCTGGCCCCGCCACCCTGCGGTTTGAATTCGCTTACGACGGGGGAGGCGTTGGCAAAGGGGGGCTGGGCACCCTCTACGTTGATGGGAAAAAAGTTGCGGAGGGCCGAATTGAGCGAACCCAGCCGGCCATCTTCTCCGCCGACGAAACGGCGGATGTGGGGATTGATTTGGCCTCGCCGGTGGTGGAAACCATCGGCGCGGAGCGGGCATCCAAATTCACCGGAAAAATCAACCGCGTGACGGTGGAGGTGGCCCCTCTGCCCGACCCCGTTTCAAAGGGGAAGTAG
- a CDS encoding arylsulfatase, with protein sequence MTNTRAQNVLTAGLMGVIASGAASHPATAATNDGAKRPNIVLILGDDLGYSDIGAFGSEIKTPNLDSLAKEGLRFTQFYTHATCSPTRSCLLTGVDTHLNGMGNMDEWTAPNQMGKEGYEGYLNDRVATMPQLLKDSGYHTYMAGKWHLGKAPHLIPAARGFERDFSLLDGAGSYWDMKNFTAYMPKSVYTEDGRYLKKLPKNYYATKTYTDKIISHIESNRGDGKPFFAYVSHQAPHDPYHLPKDWRNRHVGEYDKGWDALRASRLKRQKELGLLPEGTELSERMWFVPDPNLLAPASRAILGKKMELYAGMVENMDHHVGRLIDYLKKIGEYDNTIFIVFGDNGAEGTDLFQMIAGTPGTRDYLFASIHWSQTHPNAWGDPGSYVGYGPMWAQVSMTPFSQYKGYMGEGGIRNALIVSGPVVKREKGSINNGVMSVVDIMPTLLEVAGASYPKTVNGQELPPLIGKSWTKVLSGKEDSPRSSQDYLAWEIFGNRAIRQGDWKLRWQYKPYGTEEWELFNVAKDVAERQDLASQEPGRVKALVSLWDDYVKANNVILPNRVMAEGMVKKMPDRYPVEAGYPPLIYKKQFVPPADMMSDPKE encoded by the coding sequence ATGACCAACACTCGTGCACAAAACGTCTTGACCGCTGGTTTGATGGGCGTCATTGCCTCGGGGGCCGCGTCCCATCCCGCCACCGCCGCGACAAACGACGGGGCCAAACGCCCGAATATCGTCCTCATTCTTGGGGATGACCTGGGGTATTCCGATATCGGCGCCTTCGGAAGCGAGATCAAAACCCCCAACCTTGACTCGCTGGCGAAAGAAGGCCTTCGTTTTACGCAATTTTACACCCATGCCACCTGTTCCCCGACGCGGTCCTGCTTGTTGACGGGTGTGGACACGCACCTCAACGGGATGGGCAACATGGACGAGTGGACTGCCCCAAACCAGATGGGGAAAGAAGGCTATGAGGGTTATCTGAATGACCGCGTCGCGACCATGCCGCAACTTCTCAAAGATTCCGGCTACCACACCTATATGGCCGGCAAATGGCATTTGGGGAAAGCACCCCACCTAATCCCCGCGGCGCGCGGGTTCGAGCGCGACTTTTCACTCCTGGACGGCGCCGGGTCTTACTGGGACATGAAGAACTTCACGGCGTATATGCCGAAGTCGGTCTACACCGAGGATGGCCGTTACCTTAAAAAGCTTCCAAAAAACTATTACGCCACTAAGACATACACCGACAAAATCATCAGTCACATCGAATCAAACCGTGGCGATGGGAAACCTTTCTTCGCCTATGTCTCGCATCAGGCTCCCCACGACCCCTATCATTTGCCCAAAGATTGGCGTAACCGCCACGTGGGCGAATACGACAAGGGGTGGGACGCCTTGCGCGCATCCCGCCTCAAACGCCAGAAGGAGCTTGGTCTCTTGCCGGAGGGCACCGAACTCTCGGAGCGCATGTGGTTTGTTCCCGATCCCAATCTTCTGGCCCCGGCCTCGCGCGCCATCCTGGGCAAAAAGATGGAGCTGTACGCCGGGATGGTGGAAAACATGGACCACCATGTGGGACGCCTGATTGATTATTTGAAGAAGATCGGCGAATACGACAACACGATCTTCATCGTGTTCGGCGACAATGGCGCCGAAGGGACGGACCTTTTCCAAATGATCGCCGGCACGCCCGGCACTCGGGATTACCTCTTCGCCTCGATCCATTGGTCCCAAACCCATCCCAACGCGTGGGGCGACCCTGGCTCCTACGTGGGGTATGGCCCCATGTGGGCGCAGGTGTCCATGACGCCTTTCAGCCAATACAAGGGATATATGGGGGAAGGCGGGATTCGCAACGCCTTGATTGTGAGCGGCCCAGTTGTCAAACGTGAAAAAGGAAGCATCAACAACGGAGTGATGAGCGTGGTGGACATCATGCCTACCCTGCTGGAAGTCGCCGGCGCCTCGTATCCCAAAACCGTCAACGGCCAGGAGCTCCCGCCGTTAATCGGCAAATCCTGGACAAAAGTTCTTTCCGGCAAAGAAGATTCTCCCCGGTCAAGCCAGGATTATTTGGCCTGGGAGATTTTTGGCAACCGCGCGATTCGGCAGGGCGACTGGAAATTGCGCTGGCAATACAAACCCTACGGCACGGAGGAATGGGAATTGTTCAATGTGGCCAAAGACGTCGCGGAACGCCAAGATCTCGCCTCCCAGGAACCCGGCCGAGTCAAGGCGCTCGTGTCCCTGTGGGACGACTATGTCAAAGCCAACAACGTTATTCTACCCAACCGCGTGATGGCGGAGGGCATGGTCAAAAAAATGCCGGACCGCTACCCTGTGGAAGCGGGCTATCCGCCTCTTATTTATAAAAAACAGTTCGTGCCGCCGGCCGACATGATGTCCGATCCAAAGGAGTAA
- a CDS encoding transporter — translation MTTHPRSTLKIKTAFTALLLSGPMLAQALVPPRFYWKSLAGANAVPVISQHLNGNANPLDPAHVVNANASIDADINVVGFAKMLPVFDRTLTVAFLEPMGRISSTAIVGPTTVVETASGYGDPMLELGLNIIGPKAIKNIPDLLRYEPKFSLDVILDVAAPLGEYDSEQAVNLGQNRWYGRVGAPLVWQIGPWVPGRRTTFELLPSVWMFTDNTNYVNGKKLKTDPMFQWEAHLTRDFTDNFWFSLDGNQMTGGKSTVNGVEGTSLNNLGVGLTLGYQITDNLSLTTAYMSTINDSSPSDLKMDGVTLSLTYGWHKIVEGQKRLHSGH, via the coding sequence ATGACCACTCACCCTCGTTCAACGCTTAAAATCAAAACGGCGTTCACCGCGCTTCTATTGTCCGGCCCGATGCTGGCGCAGGCCCTCGTGCCGCCGCGCTTCTACTGGAAAAGCCTCGCGGGAGCCAACGCCGTGCCGGTCATTTCTCAACACTTGAACGGCAACGCCAACCCTCTTGATCCGGCGCACGTTGTTAACGCGAACGCAAGCATCGATGCGGATATTAATGTGGTCGGTTTCGCGAAAATGTTGCCGGTGTTCGACCGCACGCTGACCGTGGCTTTTTTGGAGCCCATGGGCCGTATTTCCAGTACCGCCATCGTAGGCCCCACCACGGTGGTCGAAACCGCCTCTGGGTATGGGGACCCGATGCTGGAGCTGGGGTTGAACATCATCGGGCCTAAAGCCATCAAGAACATTCCCGACCTCCTGCGTTATGAGCCGAAGTTTTCTCTCGACGTGATCCTCGACGTGGCGGCTCCTCTGGGAGAGTATGACAGCGAGCAGGCAGTAAATTTAGGCCAAAACCGCTGGTACGGCCGGGTGGGCGCGCCCCTCGTCTGGCAAATCGGCCCCTGGGTCCCTGGACGACGCACCACCTTCGAACTTCTTCCCTCCGTTTGGATGTTCACGGACAACACCAATTACGTGAACGGTAAAAAATTGAAAACCGATCCCATGTTTCAATGGGAAGCCCATTTGACGCGGGATTTTACGGATAACTTTTGGTTTTCCTTGGATGGGAACCAGATGACGGGTGGCAAGTCGACGGTGAATGGGGTGGAGGGCACATCGTTGAACAATTTAGGCGTCGGCCTCACGCTTGGGTATCAGATTACGGACAACCTGTCTCTCACCACCGCCTACATGTCCACGATCAACGACAGTTCTCCCAGCGACCTCAAAATGGACGGGGTCACTTTGTCCCTCACCTACGGGTGGCACAAAATTGTGGAAGGCCAGAAACGGTTGCATTCCGGCCATTAA
- a CDS encoding right-handed parallel beta-helix repeat-containing protein, producing the protein MLAGWTSLGSGLYSQAVLLSPGEALGNISENGTLMAFVPWNTDPTTTFAGQSVGTYAFDFALSTIYIKPAAAPAGSVYRASVKIFGVLAASKSNIVIRNIHITRFSLNGVLFENCRGCSVSSVEISDGGGAVIAPNPAAPPTYIYAGNGVEFDTNSSEGSVTGVSVFRVFDSGISPQTFHSNNTVSGIDIRDSTIDRCGFAGVEISVLSNGGTTGSSITDVTVAGVLVANTGRGWSGRRYGTEGHGIRVMADAGAGTMSGIRLERCTISNSIGDGVRLVGNIGGVLLHRMNVKINDRGIAVADPTATSLSLTLTSSLIHQNGQGGLVYNAPTAAGLRVFQNTFFSNPPIQLAVFNQAGEARIQNNIFHTTAPVTHLYSSGVLVAPVIDNNCYTEMGNIVGYNGTPYASVASFRSGTGFEMNGVGGDVDLTNPIGGDFSLQPTSDCRGSGRQGWG; encoded by the coding sequence ATGCTTGCGGGTTGGACCAGCCTTGGCTCGGGGCTCTATTCACAGGCGGTTCTTCTTTCCCCAGGCGAGGCGTTGGGCAACATTTCCGAGAATGGGACACTGATGGCTTTTGTCCCTTGGAACACGGATCCGACAACCACCTTCGCGGGCCAGTCGGTGGGAACGTATGCGTTCGATTTCGCTCTGTCAACGATTTACATTAAACCTGCCGCTGCTCCCGCGGGTTCTGTTTACAGGGCCAGCGTCAAGATCTTCGGGGTTCTGGCCGCTTCCAAGAGCAACATTGTCATTCGAAATATCCATATCACCCGGTTCAGTCTCAACGGCGTGCTTTTCGAAAATTGCCGTGGCTGCTCTGTTTCTTCCGTTGAAATCTCGGATGGGGGCGGGGCTGTTATCGCCCCAAACCCGGCCGCACCCCCGACCTATATTTACGCCGGTAACGGCGTCGAGTTCGACACCAATTCTTCGGAAGGGTCTGTCACCGGGGTAAGCGTATTCCGGGTGTTTGACAGCGGCATCTCTCCCCAAACCTTTCACAGCAACAACACGGTTTCGGGAATTGACATTCGGGACTCGACCATCGACCGTTGCGGTTTCGCTGGGGTGGAAATCTCGGTCCTGAGCAACGGCGGCACCACCGGCAGTTCGATCACGGACGTCACTGTCGCGGGAGTCCTCGTTGCCAACACCGGTCGCGGCTGGTCCGGCCGCCGCTATGGCACGGAGGGTCACGGCATCCGCGTGATGGCCGATGCCGGAGCGGGCACCATGTCTGGAATCCGGTTGGAGCGGTGCACGATCAGCAACTCCATTGGGGATGGCGTTCGGTTGGTCGGCAACATCGGCGGAGTTCTCCTGCACCGGATGAACGTTAAAATTAACGACCGTGGCATCGCCGTTGCCGATCCCACAGCCACCTCGCTCAGTCTCACTTTAACGTCTTCACTTATCCACCAAAACGGTCAGGGGGGGCTTGTTTACAACGCGCCTACGGCCGCCGGCCTACGCGTCTTTCAAAACACTTTTTTTAGCAACCCACCCATTCAGCTCGCCGTCTTCAACCAAGCGGGCGAAGCCCGCATCCAAAATAATATATTTCATACCACAGCCCCCGTCACCCACCTGTATTCCAGTGGGGTCCTTGTGGCGCCCGTCATTGACAACAATTGCTACACCGAAATGGGGAACATCGTGGGATACAACGGAACTCCTTACGCCTCGGTCGCTTCCTTTCGTTCCGGAACGGGGTTTGAAATGAACGGTGTCGGGGGCGATGTGGACTTGACGAACCCGATCGGTGGCGATTTCTCCCTTCAGCCTACCTCCGATTGCCGGGGCTCGGGGCGACAGGGTTGGGGGTAA